In one Sphingomonas sanguinis genomic region, the following are encoded:
- a CDS encoding SAM-dependent methyltransferase — MNRSPSQLNATADSVERWQDYAREITRGLSDDAGSADGKRGTLLILGSGLCHTDMMLNDEQHIRSADYVFHCLYDRVTQVWLSDMRPDALDLRILYNSAVPRNTTYICMAEALLHRVRQGRRVVAIFYGHPGFFATPAHRAVHIARAEGHTAVMRPGISALDYMVADIGFDPMVPGLLSYEATDLLVRNRRLDPSLHTVLWQVGVTGELGYSPTGFENRAFEHLSTLLLDTYGPDAHLYHYIAPQYVGVDPLIDKHLISDLKHYDTRSRITSNSTFYIPPQKISRLAGSVSLRSPGGPEAVTRHFDKDQILFGYGSEERDALRCFQNLQPESSYLITGKTPAFELLIAISRDVSLRNTFLKDPEAVFRDDRFQNMSERVRKLLKIGHPLAINAALAEP; from the coding sequence GTGAATCGTTCACCGTCCCAACTCAATGCCACGGCCGACTCCGTCGAGCGTTGGCAAGATTATGCGAGAGAGATCACTCGGGGCCTGTCCGACGATGCAGGGAGCGCTGACGGGAAACGAGGCACCCTGCTAATCCTAGGTTCAGGCTTATGCCACACCGACATGATGCTAAACGACGAACAGCACATTCGTTCGGCGGATTATGTGTTCCATTGCTTATATGACCGGGTGACCCAAGTTTGGCTGAGCGACATGCGGCCGGACGCCCTTGATCTCCGAATTCTTTACAATTCTGCCGTGCCGCGAAACACCACCTATATCTGCATGGCCGAAGCTTTGCTTCATCGCGTTCGCCAAGGGCGTCGTGTAGTAGCAATATTTTACGGCCACCCAGGATTTTTTGCTACTCCGGCACATCGGGCAGTGCATATCGCCCGAGCAGAAGGGCACACCGCCGTAATGCGCCCAGGCATTTCGGCCTTGGACTACATGGTCGCTGACATCGGCTTCGATCCGATGGTTCCAGGCCTTCTGAGCTACGAAGCAACCGATCTGCTCGTACGGAACCGGCGGTTAGACCCCTCTCTGCATACGGTTCTTTGGCAAGTCGGCGTTACCGGCGAGTTGGGCTATTCACCGACAGGCTTCGAAAATCGCGCATTCGAGCACCTATCGACTCTTTTATTAGATACGTATGGGCCGGATGCGCATTTATACCACTATATAGCTCCCCAATATGTCGGTGTAGATCCCCTGATCGATAAACACCTCATTTCGGACTTGAAACATTATGATACGCGAAGCCGCATAACGTCCAACTCGACGTTTTATATTCCACCGCAGAAAATATCCCGCTTGGCGGGTTCTGTCTCGCTCAGGAGCCCAGGCGGACCGGAGGCAGTCACGCGCCATTTTGATAAAGATCAAATTCTTTTTGGATATGGTTCCGAAGAACGCGATGCGCTTCGCTGCTTTCAAAATTTACAGCCAGAATCGTCTTATCTAATTACGGGAAAGACTCCAGCTTTCGAACTTCTGATAGCGATTAGCCGAGATGTCTCTCTTCGCAACACGTTCCTTAAAGATCCGGAGGCCGTTTTTCGCGACGATCGCTTCCAAAATATGAGCGAGCGTGTCCGGAAACTCCTCAAGATTGGCCACCCCTTGGCAATTAATGCAGCGCTTGCCGAACCATAA
- a CDS encoding GntR family transcriptional regulator, with the protein MNAGATTERVHDAVRRMILTRGLRPGARLDPAVLADGLATSATPVREALNQLCGAGLVDARPGGGFHVPIIDAPALADLYCWNDEVIGIILRSAGRVLAVVDAREQEYACDIADATAALTERLARASGNEEHLRAVRDINARLHAVRLIEADLLADTGEELARLSAAADRGDVAALRTGWRRYHRHRQQLAPEIVRTLLRH; encoded by the coding sequence ATGAACGCCGGCGCAACGACCGAGCGGGTCCATGACGCGGTGCGGCGAATGATCCTGACGCGAGGCCTGCGACCCGGCGCGCGGCTCGACCCGGCGGTGCTGGCGGATGGCCTTGCTACCAGCGCGACGCCGGTGCGCGAGGCGTTGAACCAGCTATGTGGCGCAGGGCTGGTCGATGCCCGCCCCGGCGGCGGCTTCCACGTCCCGATCATCGACGCACCCGCGCTGGCCGACCTCTATTGCTGGAACGACGAAGTCATCGGGATCATCCTGCGATCGGCGGGGCGCGTGCTTGCCGTCGTCGACGCGCGTGAACAGGAGTATGCCTGCGATATCGCGGACGCGACGGCCGCGCTCACCGAGCGGCTCGCCCGCGCGTCGGGTAACGAGGAGCATCTACGGGCCGTGCGCGACATCAACGCACGCCTGCATGCGGTCCGCCTGATTGAGGCCGACTTGCTGGCCGACACCGGCGAGGAACTCGCGCGGCTTTCGGCGGCGGCCGACCGCGGCGATGTTGCCGCGCTGCGCACCGGCTGGCGTCGCTATCACCGGCACCGCCAGCAGCTCGCCCCCGAGATCGTCCGCACACTCCTGCGGCATTAG
- a CDS encoding phytanoyl-CoA dioxygenase family protein, producing the protein MSGLAVMARPGKDAGAWRAQLLRDGYCIIPGLLPAETLARLDADLAPAFAATPFGRGGFYGETTQRFGRLLARSRHAEPLVMHPLVREVVEGLLSPWCDTLQLNVAQAIAVHPGAPQQVPHRDQDMWRVEPGAMEYLVNVIWPLTPFEVDNGATLVWPRSHGRHAATHDPETAPCAATMAPGSALLFLGSTLHGAGPNLSNSIRRGVVVGYALGWLKPYENQWLAYPPAVARSFTPELAALVGYRQHRPNLGNYEGQCPSILLGGDIDTALGAVDALRPDQAEMVAAFVAGQRPGG; encoded by the coding sequence ATGAGCGGGCTCGCGGTGATGGCCCGGCCCGGCAAGGATGCCGGGGCCTGGCGCGCGCAGCTGCTGCGCGATGGCTATTGCATCATCCCCGGCCTGTTGCCGGCCGAGACGCTTGCCCGGCTGGACGCGGATCTTGCGCCCGCCTTCGCGGCGACGCCGTTCGGCCGCGGCGGCTTCTACGGCGAGACGACCCAGCGGTTCGGCCGCCTGCTGGCGCGATCGCGACATGCCGAGCCGCTGGTCATGCATCCGCTGGTGCGCGAGGTGGTGGAGGGCCTTCTCTCGCCATGGTGCGACACGCTCCAACTCAATGTCGCGCAGGCGATCGCGGTGCACCCCGGCGCACCGCAGCAGGTCCCGCACCGCGACCAAGACATGTGGCGGGTCGAACCCGGCGCGATGGAGTATCTCGTCAACGTTATCTGGCCGCTGACGCCGTTCGAGGTCGACAACGGCGCTACGCTGGTCTGGCCGCGCAGCCATGGTCGGCATGCTGCGACGCACGACCCTGAGACGGCACCCTGCGCGGCCACGATGGCGCCCGGCTCGGCGTTGCTCTTCCTCGGCTCGACACTGCATGGCGCGGGACCGAACCTAAGCAACAGCATCAGGCGGGGCGTGGTGGTCGGCTATGCGCTGGGATGGCTCAAGCCCTATGAGAACCAGTGGCTCGCCTATCCACCGGCGGTGGCCCGGAGCTTCACACCCGAATTGGCCGCGCTGGTCGGCTATCGCCAGCATCGGCCCAATCTCGGCAATTACGAGGGTCAATGCCCCTCGATCCTGCTTGGCGGCGACATCGACACGGCCCTCGGTGCGGTTGATGCGCTTCGCCCTGACCAGGCGGAGATGGTCGCGGCCTTCGTCGCCGGGCAACGGCCGGGCGGATGA
- a CDS encoding acyl-homoserine-lactone synthase produces the protein MIQLIRHTTLPLEHPVLRRMFAARKAVFVDLLGWDVPVVDGRFELDQFDDGEAHYLVVTDAAGAHRASARLLPTTRPHLLGTLFPGLCADGPPTGPAIFEITRFCLDRSLGARARRAARDALVVALVDHALANDIAHYTAIAGLGWSRQILAFGWRCRPLGPAKAIGGEQVMALEIAIEANTRARLAVAGIIDTASSMAVAA, from the coding sequence ATGATACAATTGATCCGCCATACCACACTACCGCTGGAGCATCCGGTGCTCCGGCGCATGTTCGCGGCGCGCAAGGCCGTGTTCGTCGACCTGCTCGGCTGGGACGTGCCGGTGGTCGACGGCCGCTTCGAGCTCGACCAGTTCGACGATGGCGAGGCGCACTATCTTGTCGTGACCGATGCGGCGGGTGCGCATCGCGCCTCGGCACGGCTGCTGCCGACGACCCGCCCGCATCTGCTCGGCACGCTCTTTCCCGGATTGTGCGCCGATGGGCCGCCGACGGGGCCGGCGATATTCGAGATCACGCGCTTCTGCCTCGACCGGTCGCTCGGTGCCCGCGCCCGCCGGGCGGCACGCGACGCGCTGGTGGTGGCGCTGGTCGACCATGCCCTGGCCAACGACATCGCGCACTACACCGCGATCGCCGGGCTCGGCTGGTCCCGGCAGATCCTCGCCTTCGGGTGGCGCTGCCGCCCGCTCGGGCCCGCGAAGGCGATCGGCGGCGAACAGGTCATGGCGCTCGAGATCGCCATCGAGGCGAACACGCGGGCCAGGCTCGCCGTAGCTGGGATCATCGACACCGCGTCATCCATGGCGGTGGCGGCATGA
- a CDS encoding LuxR family transcriptional regulator, producing the protein MKRRPGPGCRAMQMRAMAFELMGLAEAARDADDLAAAMMRITRHLGFDYFALAQHVDLRAARGEAILLHNYPPAWVDYYEANRLGVSDPVHRASHVTSVGFRWSRIPAMIPLTAADRRTLALGCEQGIGDGFTVPANVPGEAHGSCSFALGAGQAITPEALPLAQLAGAFAFEAARRLWMARGARAEPAPSLTDRQRDCVLWIARGKTDWETSRILGVSEETITCHVRQACERYDVNKRTSLVIRTLFDGTISFRDVLRPGHPPFPG; encoded by the coding sequence TTGAAACGCCGCCCCGGGCCGGGGTGCCGCGCGATGCAGATGCGTGCGATGGCGTTCGAGCTGATGGGCCTGGCAGAGGCTGCGCGCGATGCCGATGACCTGGCGGCTGCGATGATGCGGATCACCCGCCACCTCGGCTTCGACTATTTCGCGCTGGCGCAGCACGTCGATCTTCGCGCGGCACGCGGCGAGGCGATCCTCCTGCACAATTACCCGCCGGCGTGGGTCGACTATTACGAGGCGAACCGGCTGGGCGTCTCGGACCCGGTTCACCGGGCCAGTCACGTGACCAGCGTCGGCTTCCGATGGTCGCGCATCCCGGCGATGATCCCGCTCACCGCCGCCGACCGCCGGACGCTGGCGCTGGGGTGCGAACAGGGGATCGGCGACGGTTTCACCGTGCCGGCGAACGTCCCTGGCGAAGCGCATGGGTCCTGTTCGTTCGCGCTCGGCGCCGGGCAGGCCATTACGCCCGAGGCGTTGCCGCTCGCCCAGCTGGCGGGCGCGTTCGCGTTCGAGGCGGCGCGCCGCTTGTGGATGGCGCGCGGCGCACGCGCCGAGCCGGCACCCAGCCTGACCGATCGGCAGCGCGACTGCGTGCTGTGGATCGCGCGGGGCAAGACCGACTGGGAGACCAGCCGGATCCTCGGCGTGAGCGAGGAGACGATCACCTGCCATGTCCGGCAGGCCTGCGAGCGATATGATGTGAACAAGCGGACATCGCTGGTCATCCGGACGCTGTTCGACGGGACGATCAGCTTCCGGGACGTGCTTCGCCCAGGCCATCCCCCTTTTCCGGGATAG
- a CDS encoding transcriptional regulator domain-containing protein gives MSLPRSGVVEWPHPVDWRDPAPYRRLARTDRAGLMWEWLRRDPAYVAWYTRASTATRGAVPSSAALQRWGVHFRRGSGDRRARRTDPVA, from the coding sequence ATGTCCCTGCCGCGCAGCGGCGTGGTTGAATGGCCGCATCCGGTCGATTGGCGCGATCCGGCGCCCTATCGGCGGCTCGCCCGCACCGATCGCGCCGGCCTGATGTGGGAATGGCTGCGCCGCGATCCCGCCTATGTCGCCTGGTACACCCGCGCCAGCACCGCGACCCGCGGTGCGGTGCCGTCCTCCGCCGCGCTGCAGCGCTGGGGGGTGCACTTTCGCCGAGGATCCGGGGATCGGCGCGCCCGCCGCACGGATCCTGTGGCATGA
- a CDS encoding DNA -binding domain-containing protein, translating to MRCRPPPRCSAGGCTFAEDPGIGAPAARILWHEALDPGTLSVTVTPASGPGPDAVDLDRLAPWLTVVEGRDAREHAVLSDGWHRIRVDVEAGTLRAGGTVILAYRVRGLCSAEPKLLPLRRLVTLCRAGRFAATLFPPDRRMSRWIEFLRVADARASGASYQDIAAVLFGEARTRRDWHAPGRSLHSQVRRLVAGASAMAAGGYRDLLRRRGGGRRLNGCDIRRPED from the coding sequence GTGCGGTGCCGTCCTCCGCCGCGCTGCAGCGCTGGGGGGTGCACTTTCGCCGAGGATCCGGGGATCGGCGCGCCCGCCGCACGGATCCTGTGGCATGAAGCGCTCGATCCCGGCACGCTGTCCGTCACCGTCACGCCGGCATCCGGCCCCGGTCCCGACGCGGTCGACCTCGACCGGCTGGCGCCGTGGCTGACCGTCGTCGAGGGCCGGGACGCACGCGAGCATGCCGTCCTGTCCGATGGCTGGCATCGCATCCGCGTCGATGTCGAGGCCGGCACCCTCAGGGCCGGCGGCACCGTCATCCTGGCGTACCGGGTGCGCGGGCTATGCTCCGCTGAGCCCAAGCTGCTGCCGCTCAGGCGGCTCGTCACCCTGTGCCGCGCCGGCCGCTTCGCCGCGACGCTCTTTCCCCCCGACCGGCGCATGTCGCGCTGGATCGAATTCCTGCGGGTCGCCGATGCGCGTGCGAGCGGCGCCAGCTACCAGGACATCGCCGCCGTACTGTTCGGCGAGGCGCGCACCCGGCGCGACTGGCATGCCCCCGGACGGTCGCTACACTCGCAGGTCCGCCGCCTCGTGGCCGGTGCGAGCGCCATGGCAGCCGGGGGCTATCGCGACCTGCTGCGCCGGCGTGGTGGAGGCCGGCGGTTGAACGGATGCGACATCCGCAGGCCGGAAGACTGA